The sequence GGCGCTATAACCTATATGGCCTTTCTTCCCGATAGTCTTAATTCGCCTTTTACCGTCCTTCCCCTTCAAATATTTAATTGGATTTCGCGACCGCAAGCGGGCTTTCACGCTAATGCTGCGGCTGGTATAATCGTGTTGCTCGTTTTGCTGTTGGGAATGAATGCTGTAGCTGTTTTTTTACGGCGCAAATTGGAGAGGCGATATCGTTTTTAGTAGGGTGTAAGATTAGGAGATGACCAGTAGCAATTCACTAGCAGCTGAAAAAGGGAAAAAGGATGTCGCTATAAGTGCGCGACAACTAGATTTCTTCTATGGCGAAGTTCAGGCGCTTTTTAATATGTCGCTAGATATTCCAGCCAAAGCGGTAACTGCCCTAATCGGCCCCTCCGGTTGTGGAAAGTCAACTTTCTTAAGAATTCTAAATCGCATGCATGATTTGACTCCAGGCACTCGCATGCAAGGGGAAGTTTGTATTGAGGGAGAGGATATTGCTAGAAACAATATCGATTTGGTGGAGCTTCGCAAGAATGTGGGGATGGTATTTCAGCGCTCGAATCCCTTTCCCAAGTCCATATTTGAAAATGTGGCCTACGGTTTGCGCATTCATGGCCTGCGCGATAAATCTAGCATCAAGCAAATAGTGGAGAGTAGTTTAAAAAAAGCTAATTTGTGGGATGAGGTAAAAGATCGCTTGCAGGAAAGCGCATTGTCACTTTCGGGTGGGCAGCAGCAGCGGCTGTGCATAGCGCGGGCGCTGGCGGTAAATCCGCGAATATTATTAATGGATGAGCCCGCCTCCGCGCTAGATCCTAGGTCGACTGATAAGATCGAAGACCTGATTGACGAGCTGCGCGGCAAGTACACTATAGTTATAGTTACCCACAATATGCAGCAGGCAGCGCGAGTTTCGGATTATACCGCGTTTTTTTATGAGGGTAGATTAATCGAGTTTGATAGCACGAAAACTATATTTACTAAGCCGGGCAAAAAACAAACGGAGGACTATATAACCGGGCGTTTCGGTTGATAGACCTTGAGAACATGGTGTTGCAGATATGAGTAAGCATTTACAAATGGAAATAGAGGCGCTGAAAAGTAAGGTAGTTGCGCTGGGGGAGCTGGTAGAGAGCCAATTGCGACGGGCCATCGATGCCCTGGCCGCACGAGACCCTGAAGCTGCTGAGGAGGTGATCCAAGGAGATAGTGTTGTTGATGAGCGAGAAGTGGAGTTAGAGGAGGACTGCTTAAAACTGCTAGCCTTGTATCAACCCGTTGCCCAAGATCTTCGCTTTATTGTTTCAGTTTTGAAGATTAATAACGACCTGGAGCGGATAGGAGATTTAGCGGAGAGCATAGGGCGAAGAGCTAAGAGCTTTTGCCGGGGGCATGCTATAGATGTGCCGGGTGACGTGCAAACTATGGCAAAGAAAGTTAAGCTGATGCTGAGAAAAAGTCTGCTGTCTTTAGTGGAGTTGAATCCATCGCTTGCTCGAGAGGTATTGTCAGTTGATGATGAGGTAGATGTATTGCATGCTAATATGTATGCGTGGGCTCTGGCACAAGTCCAACGGATGTCGGAGCATGCCGAACAATTTTTTTTGTTGCTCTTTGTGTCGAGAAATTTGGAACGGATAGCTGATTTAGCATCGAATATCGCTGAGGATGTTGTCTATTTGGTGCAGGGAGA is a genomic window of Deltaproteobacteria bacterium containing:
- a CDS encoding phosphate ABC transporter ATP-binding protein; the encoded protein is MTSSNSLAAEKGKKDVAISARQLDFFYGEVQALFNMSLDIPAKAVTALIGPSGCGKSTFLRILNRMHDLTPGTRMQGEVCIEGEDIARNNIDLVELRKNVGMVFQRSNPFPKSIFENVAYGLRIHGLRDKSSIKQIVESSLKKANLWDEVKDRLQESALSLSGGQQQRLCIARALAVNPRILLMDEPASALDPRSTDKIEDLIDELRGKYTIVIVTHNMQQAARVSDYTAFFYEGRLIEFDSTKTIFTKPGKKQTEDYITGRFG
- the phoU gene encoding phosphate signaling complex protein PhoU, whose protein sequence is MSKHLQMEIEALKSKVVALGELVESQLRRAIDALAARDPEAAEEVIQGDSVVDEREVELEEDCLKLLALYQPVAQDLRFIVSVLKINNDLERIGDLAESIGRRAKSFCRGHAIDVPGDVQTMAKKVKLMLRKSLLSLVELNPSLAREVLSVDDEVDVLHANMYAWALAQVQRMSEHAEQFFLLLFVSRNLERIADLASNIAEDVVYLVQGDIVRHKKSI